GAAGAGCATGAACGAGCGTATAGACAAAAGAAAATCACTGATCAAGGCTATTTCAGCCATCGATCGTTATAGTCAGACCTATATCGGCAGAAATATCAAAGACTATAACATCGGACAGGGACAATGGGCATTTTTGACCCAATTGCTGTTTAATTACGATGGCATAACCCAGGAAGAGCTAAGCGAACTACTCAATATCGATAAGGCAAACACAGCGAGAGCCTTGAAAAAGCTTGAAGAAGAAGGTTATGTATACAGGGAAGAAGATCCTAAAGACGGCCGTAAAAAAATTGTCTATGTTACAGCAAAAGCAAGGGATTTTGAAGAGGAATTTCATGAAGTGTTTAAAGGATTGAACCGAATTCTGGCCAAAGATTTTACAGAGGAGGAGCGGGAAACCGCCAGGCGGATTTTATATAAAATGCTGGATAATATCGCCGATTATGAACGCAGGCACAGGTAAAAAGACGGTCTGAGGAGGAGAAGTCAGTGGAGATCTTAATGAAACCGATCGGATATATCCGGTCTCCTTATAAGGAAAAGGGCGACGCCCCCAGGCAAAGCACTCTTTCGGGAGAAACGATGGCTGTTATTGAAGTTCTCGAAGAATACCAGGAAGGTATTGCCGATATCCAAGCAGGGGGCTATGGGGCCATTTTGTTTTATTTTCATAAATCCCCGGGATATAAGCTGACGACCCTTTCCCGCAGAAACAATCAGGTCATGGGTGTGTTTTCCACACGATCTCCCAACCGGCCCAACGGCATCGGCCTGTCCATAGTCCGGTTCAGGAAAAGAGAGGGTAACCGCTTGTTTTTCGAAGGAGTGGATATGTTGGATAATACTCCTGTACTTGATATTAAGCCTTATATCGACCTAACCACTGGTCAATTGAACGAGACTGGTTTCAGCGATAAAGGGATATAGTTTGGTTGTTTAAAGCTGAATAAGAAACTATTGACAGGTTTACGTAAGTAATGAAAAGGGAATCAGGTGCAAATCCTGAGCAACCCCCGTTACTGTAAGCGCCGTTAAAGATTTATTTATCTTCATGCCACTGGCGAAGACTGGGAAGGCGATAAATAAAGGCGCGAGCCAGGAGACCTGCCTGTTGATAAAACTACAATTCATTTTCCGGAGGGGAGGGTGGTTTATTTTCTTTGCCCAAAATCAAGCGGAAGACGTAAGAAACCAGGGCAGAAGCTTGGATGCTCAAACGAGAAGAAGTCAGAAAGAAAGGTGGAGAACAATGGAGAAAAGCTATAGACAAAAAACAGCTGCTTTATTGGTCATCGTCATGATGGTGCTCCTGGGGGGCTGCAATTCAGCAGCTGCCAACAAACCGGCGGAAAACCCACCTGCTGAAAAAGCAGTTGCAGCCGGGACTTACACGGCGAAAGCGCCCGGTTATCACGGGGATCTTGAAGTGACAGCGGACGTGGATAAGGAAGGAAAAATCACGAAGATTACTGTAGGCGAAAATACGGAAACTGAGGATGTTGGCGGCATCGCCATCGAGAAAATACCCCAGCGTATTATTGAAGCTCAGTCCCTGGATGTGGATGTGGTTGCCGGTGCGACACTGACCAGTAAGGGGATTATCAATGGGGTGGCCGCGGCTTTAAAGGAAGCCGGTCAAGATCCTGTTCAATACGGCTATGTCGCTGCTGAAGAGGGGAGCGCGAATGTAATATCCCCTCTGAATAAGGATACCATGCCCGTTAAAAAAGAGACGACAAGTTCTATAACCATAAAGGATGTCAAAGGCAGAGAGGTAACCATTGACCTGCCTATTTCCTCCTATGCTATCAGCACCATGGATGTCATCGACTATATTATACCGCTGAAAGGGAAGGAGGCCTTTTCAATGCTGGTTGCTTCCGGACAGGACGGCGGCGGTGGCATTCAAAAATATGCCCAGCTGTATAAGCCCCTGGTTAGGGACTATACCCAGCATATAGGCCAGATCTCCGATCATAACGCGCCCTTTGACCTGGAAATGGTGCTGTCCATGAATCCCGATGTTCTCATCGTCAACTCAGCCATGGCTGCCCATAAATATGCCTTGGAAATAGAAGATCAGCTTGCGGCGGCAGGAATCGATATCGTGCTCATCGATGTACCCGGCAAAAAATTAGATAAGTCGGTTCAGGAGACCATGAAGCTCTTGGGCAAGATATTCCAGGAAGAAGAAAAAGCCGCCGAAGTCGTGGCGTTCATGGATAAGCAGTATGGACTCATTACTGCCAAGAATCTTGCCCAGCGTCAGGATAAGCCCACGGTTTATTATGAAAAGTCAGGCTACTCCGAGGTCTTCGGGAGCACAGGAACCAGCGTTTCCGGGTGGGGTCTGCCCATTGCTATTGCCGGCGGTGACAATATTGCCGATGCCGTGCTTTTAGATAAGGCATCCGCGGGAGGAAGCAGCAATACCCTTGATCCCGAGTATGTCATCAAAGCTGATCCGGATTATATCATTCTCAGCGGTGTCAATGACGGTTGGCTGGACAGCCTTAATAAAAAGAAAGAACCCCCACAGTACGATATTATCAACAGAACCGGCTGGAGCAATTTGCAGGCGGTTAAAAATAACAAGGTCTATGAATTTGCCCATTCAACCAGCCGTTCCATTTATGCCTTTTATCCTTGTCTGAAGATGGCCAAGCTCTTCTATCCTGAAGAATTCGCAGACCTTGATCCGGAGGTGGTCCTTGATGAATTTTTCGATAAATTTATGCTGGTGGACAGCGATATCAGCACCTGGTTTACGGGCCTTGAAAACAGTACTTCCTTAAAAAAATAAAAACGGCAAAGGGCTTCGGAAAGTTGGCGCCAACGATCCGCAGCCCTTTTGGATGCCGGTTTGAGCTGATTTCAGCCAAGAAAGGCTAAGGAGTGAATCAAGATTAAGCATGAAGAAAATGCCAACCGCAAATTATATAATCAGCTGATCAAGAGAAGAATCTTTTTGATTATGAGCTTTTCACTAGCAATGATCGTTTTAGTGGTCCTGAATATTTCCATCGGTTCCTCTTCCATAGCGATTAGTGAAGTATTGCGGGTGCTGCTCACGGGAGAAGGGGATGGACATAACTCCATGATCATCAGGGATATCCGTTTACCCATGGCTCTTATGGCCATCGTGGTGGGTGCATCCTTAGGTATCAGCGGCTGTGAATTGCAAACCATCCTGCGCAATCCCATCGCCAGTCCTTATACCCTGGGAATTTCCGCCGCCGCTTCCTTCGGAGCGGCCATGGGATTGATTTTGAACGCTAATGTGCTGAAGGTCCCGGAAACCCTGGCTGTGACGGTCAATGCTTTCGCCTTTGCCCTTTTGGTGGCAGTGGCCATCTATACCTTTTCCAGGCAGAGACAAATCAATAAAACGGCCATCATTCTTTTTGGGGTAGCGTTAAATTTCTTGTTTAACTCTCTGACCATGATCTTGCAGTATGTCGCCGACGAGGATAAACTGCAAAGTTTAATCTTCTGGAATTTCGGCAGCTTATTGAAAACCACCTGGGGCAAATTTTTTATTGTCCTTGTGGTGCTGATAGTGTGTTTTTTGGTTTTGTTCAAAAATGCCTGGAAACTGACCGCAATGACCCTGGATGATACCAAAGCCAGAAGTATCGGTGTCGATACGGCCAAAGTGCGGAGAATGGTTATTTTCGTAAGCTCTTTGCTGGCTGCCGTATCGGTCTGCTTTGTGGGGACCATAGGATTCGTCGGTCTGATCGCCCCCCATATTGCCCGTCAGCTGGTCGGTGAAGATCAACGATTTTTTATGCCTTTATCAGGGCTGTTGGGTGCTTTTGTCATGGGTCTGGCTTTTGTCATCAGCAAGCTGATGGTCAGAGGGGTTATCCTGCCCATCGGCTTGGTTACCTCAGTTATTGGTATTCCTTTCTTTATTGCCATTATATTCAGTAAAAAAATGAGGAGTATGTGATGTTAAGGGTAGATAATTTAAGTTTCTCCTATAAAACCTATAAAAAAAGCAAAGCACCCCTTAAGGTGTTTGCCAATTTTAATCTTACCTTTGCCAAAGGCTTTAATGTCATCCTTGGTCCTAACGGGGCGGGAAAATCCACCCTGCTTAAAACCATTTTCGGTCTGTTGGATTATGAGGGGGAGATTTTTTACGGCCAAGAAAGCATTACCGCCATGTGTACGGAGGATAAAATCAAGCTCATGTCCTATTTGCCCCAAATGGATGTGGAGCTATCGACCCTTACGGTTTTGGAAATGGTCATTTTAGGGAGATTGCCTGAACTGGGTTATAAGGTAGCGGATGAAGATTTAAGCATTGTTATGGATACTTTGCGTTCCCTTAATATAGACTATCTGGCCTCCCGCAATTTTTCGGAATTAAGCGGAGGGCAAAAAAAGCTGGTCTTTATTGCCCAAACATTGGTCAGAAATCCTCAAGTCCTGCTTCTCGATGAGCCGGTCAACTCCCTTGATCTGCAAAAGCAGTTAGAGCTGTGTCAACTTCTGCAGAAAATAGTGGCCGAGCAAAATGTGGATCTGATTGTGGTTCTGCATGATATTAATCTTGCGGCAAGATATGCCCAGCATATTGTGGTGGTTGATGAAAAGGGCGCCCTCTACAGCTCGGGGGAACCCAGGGCAGTCATTACGGCTTCCATGCTGAAAGAAGTTTATGGGGTGATCGCCAATATAACCTATGACGAAAACGGAGTGCCCATCCTTTCGCCGGTCTGCTCAGTGCGCAGGATATAGAATAGGCCCCCATGCCTCTGCTACAGCACCACCAGCAAAGGATGAAAAACGGCTCGGGCCGATAGCTGTAGTTTTAGAGATAATGATGATGGGAAGGGTTTTCAGCGGGGATTTAATTTGGTAAAAAGCTTATCAAAACTTTTTTCGGTAAGGATTTCATTGGTAATAAATTGGCCGTTATAAAAAAGAGCATAGGTGGTAAAAGGATTGGGTGCTTTTTGTGCCTGATCCCTTGTTTCAATTTTGACGGCTTTGCCGGCAAGCTTTTTTGATTTTAAATGATCGATGAGGAGCGGAACATATTTTTCGGTATGGGGACATTGATTGGTATAATAGACAACCCATCCTTCCTCATCAATAGGGCCGTTTTTCACACAAGCTTTAAATTGGGGAACACTTGCTTGGGGACTGAAAGGAAGATAAAGCAGTTCGTAATAGGGAGGCGCTTGATCGGCGATCTGAAAGCCCTTGTATTTCAGGTACTTCGGATCGGAGAGAAAGGGCATTTTCTTTTCGGAAGATAAAACCACAAGCCCTTGCTTTCCTTTTGCTTTGGCATCAGCCAGGCAACGCTCCAGCAATAAGTTAGCATAGCCCTGACCCTTGTATTGCCCGGAAACCCAGAAACAGTTAATAAACATATAATGATTGGCTGTAATGGGGCACCAGGCTTTTTCAGCCGGGATATATTCGATAAAAACTTTTCCCCGTACATCGAGTTTGTCAAAGACCAATCCCTCGCCTAAGCGTTGACTAAGCCAGGCCTTTTTTGATGCGACACAGGTTTCGCCTTTTTTATCGGTGAGGGCACAGCAAATATGTTCGGAAGCCAAATTGTCTAAGGTCACTCTTTTAAATTTCATAAGTTCTACCTCGCCTAACGTAGTACCTTTCTATTTGTATAATAGCACAAAAGTTGCCAGAAACTGCAGCAAAAACACCAATAAACGGACTTTTCCTATGAATCCGGCATAGGGAAAGTCCGTTTATTTTTTCACTGGTGCAATTAACGGCTTCACTTCACTAGGGATATGAATCAAAGGCTCGGCGAAGCCGGGTTTTCTTTAGCAGCTTTTTTAAAGGTCTCATAGCCTTCTTGAATAGCAGTGTTTTGGGCAAAGAAGTTCAACAAAGTATGGAGTTGCAATACGGTAGAGACATTGAGGGAGTGTTCAATCAGTTCCGTTTCCTCCAGAGGATTAATATTTCCGATCAGTCTCAGAAATTGCTCCACCGTATCATGACGATAGAGAAGATAGGTACCGGTTTCCTTTCCCTTCTCGGTCAGGAGAATGCTCTCGTAAAGATCATATTGCAAATAGCCCAGCTCGCTCAGCTTGGCAATCATCTTTGATGCTGAAGAGGGACGCACATTTAATAGCTCCGCAAGTTTATTGATCCGTGTATAGCCATTTTCCAGACAAAGCCGGCAAGCCATTTCCATATAATCCTCCATGGCAGGAGTCAGCTTGTTTTCCTGATAGTTAGCTATTTGATAGCCGCGTACTGTACGATACTCAGAGCCGGACTTGTTATCCATAGCTTATCAAATCCTTTTTTTTAATTTTAGTCTAGTCTATTCGTAACACTCCCTCCTTAGGATTCATAGATTGGATTAGTCAAGAGAAAGGGTATTTCCCTTACCTAACACCAAGACTAAAAAACATAACAGGAGGGTTCGCTATGAATAAAAAGTTTAAAAAAATGTTGGGTATTGTACTGAGTTTGATTCTGTTGACGGGAGGCTGCTCCCAGACAGCTGACAAAACGGAATCCGGGGAAGGTTCGCTGAATGTCGTGGCCACGACGACTATGCTTGCAGATTTAGCCGGTGTGATCGGTGGAGAGCATGTTAGTGTAAACGGTCTGATGGGGCCGGGAATTGACCCCCATCTCTATCAGGCCAGTGCAGGGGATGTGGAGCGGATGCAAAAGGCGGATGTTGTAGTCTACAATGGGCTGCACCTTGAGGGAAAAATGAGCGAACTGTTTGAAAATCTATCTGCTCAGAACGTCTTTGTTATTTGCGTAGAAGAAGGGATAGACAAATCGGGATTGCTGGTATCCGAAGACGATGGAGGAGTCTATGATCCGCATATTTGGTTTGATGTGACACTCTGGAAACAAGCGGCCCAAGGTGTAGCAGAAGGTTTTGCCCAGACTGATCCGGAACATGGAAACTCATACATAGCCAATCTGGAACGGTACCTTGCAGAACTTGATGAATTGAATGCCTATATCCAAAAGCGGGCTGCTGAGCTGCCCAAAGAGCAGAGAGTTCTGATCACGGCCCATGACGCTTTTCAGTATTTTGGCAACGCCTATGGTTTCGAGGTTCGGGGCCTTCAGGGCATCAGCACGGATTCTGAAGCGGGAACCAGTGATGTCAGCGCCTTAGCAAGCTTTATCGTCGAACGGCGGATCAAGGCGATTTTTGTGGAGTCCTCGGTGCCGCCCAAAACCATCCAAGCCTTGCAGGCGGCGGTTAAGGCCCAAGGATTTGACGTGGCCATCGGCGGGGAGCTGTATTCCGATTCCCTGGGCGGGGAAGGATCCGGCGACGAGACCTATATCAAAACCTTCCGCTCCAACATCGACACGATTGTGGATGCTTTAAAAGCATAGGAGGGATAGATGTGGATATGAAGGGGATGGAGCATGCGGTAGAGGTGGAAACTCTCACCGTGGCCTATGATGCCAAACCGGTTTTATGGGATGTTAATCTTAAGGTACCCAAGGGAACTTTGATGGCGGTGGTCGGGCCCAATGGGGCAGGAAAAACAACTTTGATTAAGGCGATGCTGGGGCTGTTGACGCCCGTCACCGGGGCAATTTGCTTCAGCGAGGGAAAGGGCGAGGGCCATTCCCTGAAAAACCGTATCGGCTACGTTCCCCAAAGCGGCAGTGTGGACTGGGATTTCCCGGCCACGGTGCAGGATGTGGTCCTGATGGGCTGTTACGGTAAGCTGGGCTGGTTCAGGCGGCCCCGCAAGGCAGATTATGAGTTGACCGCTCAAATGCTGAAAAAGGTGGGAATGGAGCAATACGCCTCCCGCCAGATCAGCCAGCTTTCCGGCGGCCAGCAGCAACGGGTGTTCCTGGCCCGGGCGCTGGCCCAGGAGGCCGAGATTTACTTCATGGATGAGCCCTTCAAAGGAGTGGATGCCCAAACGGAAAAAGCCATTGTCTTGCTCCTGAAGGAACTCAAAGAGCAGGGAAAAACCGTGGTGGTGGTCCATCACGATCTTCAGACAGTGGCCGATTATTTCGACTGGGTGACCCTGATCAATCTGCGGGTGATTGCCAGCGGACCGGTGGAAGAGGTTTTTCATGAGGAAAACTTGAAAATGGCTTACCGGAGTACCGGTGCCCTTTTGAGGAGCGTTGTGTGATATGAACACTTGGCTTGCCTTACTTAATGACTATACGTTTCAAACAGTGTCCTTGGGTTCGGCTCTTTTGGGGATGATCAGCGGGGTATTGGGAAGCTTTGCCGTATTGCGGAAGCAAAGCCTTCTGGGCGACGGGGTTTCCCACTCCGCCCTGCCCGGCGTGGTCATCGCCTTTATCCTGCTCGGCAGCAAAAATACGGAAATCCTGCTTCTGGGGGCCTTGCTCTCCGGACTGATCGCCACGGCGCTGATCGTGGGTATTGTCCGGCACACCCGCATCAAATTTGACAGCGCTCTGGCCCTGGTGATGTCCTTCTTCTTCGGCTTGGGGATGGTTCTGCTGACTTATGTGCAAAAGATCCCCAATTCCAACCAGGCAGGGCTCAAGCGCTTCATTTTCGGCCAGGCTTCCACCTTACTGCAAAGGGACATTATCCTGATGAGCGTCTGCGGTGCGGTTTTGCTGCTCCTTGTCCTGGTGTTCTGGAAAGAATTTAAACTCTTTGTCTTTGACAGTGATTTTGCCCATAATCTGGGCTTTTCCCCCAAAAAGCTGAACTTACTGCTGTCGTTTATGATTGTATTGACCATTATCATCGGTCTGCAGACGGTAGGGGTCATTCTCATGAGTGCACTGTTGATTAGTCCGGCCGTAGCCGCCCGCCAATGGACCAATAAGTTAGGGGTGATGGTTTGGCTTGCCGCCGCTTTCGGCGCTGTGTCCGGTGTGGTGGGAACCGCCGCCAGCTCTGCGGTGCCTAAATTGCCCACAGGACCGGCCATTGTGGTGTGCGCCAGTCTCCTCGTTGTGATCAGTGTTCTGTTTGCTCCGGGAAGAGGTATTCTGCACAGGGTATACCGGCACAGGAAGAATAAGCTGATGCTGAAACTGGAAGGGAGTGGGCCTGATGTCCCCACAATTTGAAATACAACTCATTGCCGTCATTGTGGCGGTGGCCTGCGCTCTGCCCGGTGTCTTTCTGGTGCTGCGGAAAATGGCCATGATGTCGGATTCCATCACCCATACGATTCTGCTGGGCATTGTGCTGGCCTTTTTCGTCACCCATGATCTTTCCTCCTCGTTTCTGATCGCCGGTGCGGCGTTAATGGGCGTCGTCACCGTATGGCTGACGGAAATGCTGGGGCGTACGCGGCTTTTGGCGGAAGATGCAGCCATCGGTATCGTATTCCCTCTCCTCTTTTCCATAGCCATTATCTTGATTACGCGCTATGCGGGTTCAGTGCATTTGGACACTGATTCGGTGCTGCTGGGGGAGCTGGCCTTTGCTCCCTTTGACCGCATGATCGTGGGGGGAGTGGATCTCGGCGCGAAAGCCATTCATACCACAGGGGCTCTTTTGCTTATTAACCTGGCGGTGATCATCATCTTCTTCAAGGAGCTGAAACTTGCCACCTTCGATCCCATGCTGGCCTCTGTGTTGGGTTTTGCGCCGACCCTGGTCCATTACGGCCTGATGACCCTGGTTTCCCTTACCACGGTAGGGGCTTTTCAGGCGGTGGGCTCCATTTTGGTGGTAGCGTTTATGATTGGCCCACCGGTTACGGCCTATCTGCTTACCGATGATTTAAAGCGGATGTTGATTTTAAGCGGAGCGATCGGGGCCATCAACGGCTTATTAGGCTATCGGGCGGCAGCCCTGCTGGACGTATCCATCGCCGGTTGTATGGCCATGATGACGGGAATTTCTTTCTTGCTGGTCTTTATCTTTGCTCCCGGCCGGGGGCTTGTGAGCACGCTGAGCAGACGCCGCAATCAAAAAATAGGCTTTGCGAAAATGATACTGTTGTTTCATCTTTATCACCATGAGGAAAGTGAAGCAAACCTTGCTGAGATACAAAGTTATTTGCGCCTGGATGGGGAGCTTACAAAAAATCTGATAGCCCTTTTGCAAAAGGAAGGATGTATTGAGTTAAACAACAGCGTGGTCAAACTGACCGAACAGGGGCGCCTGACCAGCCTGTGCAGCTATGAGGCATTGCTTTCGGGCTAAGCTTTCAAGAAAAGAAGGGATATCCCCGTGCAGGAGGTATCCGCTTTTTTTGTTTTAGATTGAGTGATTCTGAAGAAGGTAATTCTGAAGAATTCTAAAGATTCTCTAAAATGCATTGAAATTGGGCAAGAAATTTCTTATTCTATCTATAATTTCATATGGGGACGAGTACGATTTTTCAGAGGAAAAATCTTAAGGGAAGTCAGTCAAAGCTGACGCGGTGCCCGCCACTGTAGAAGGGAGTTAACTCACCATAAGGTCACTGGATAGTTATATCCGGGAAGACGGGAGTTAATGAGGAACTTAAGCCAGGAGACCTGCTCATGCCCCGGATTCGAAACAACCTACGGGATGTTAGGGAGGTGGATATCGTGTTCAGAACACTATTATTAAATACAGGATAGAAAGCCCTTTCCGTTTGGAAAAGGTTTTTTTGTTTTGGGTCAATGATTTTGGGTCAGTGATTCTGAAGAATTCTAAAGATTAGCTGAAAGAAATTGAAATTATATAAGAGTTTTTTTATAGTTAGAGGCAGCTAACTTACTTGAGCATACCTAAATTGCCGGGAGGAGCGGAGTTTCCCCGCCCATGAGCAAAGGTGCAGGTAAGGGAGTTAACTATTTTTATGGAGGTAGAAAAGATGAACAAGCCCAAGTTACATTTGCTTCGGAAGCGGTTCGCTCCCCTGCTGATTCTGCTGGTTGTCGTTCTTTTGGTTGGCCTGCCTGGGTGCAGTCCCTCCCCGACGACTTCAAAGGCGCCGGAGGAGGGGAAGAAGGAGGAACTGGTCCTGGCTGTGGGAATGGCCGATTATGGGATGTTCGATCCGAAAAAGACCTGGGGTGCTATCGGACAAATCCGCTTAACCCACAGCTCGCTGCTTAAAGCCACGAAGGACTTAACCTTTGTCGGCGATCTTGCCAAATCTTTTGAGACGAGTAAAGACGGCACTACCTGGACCTTCAAAATCCGCAATGATGCCAAATTTTCCAACGGCGACCCGGTTACCATAGAGGATGTCCTGTTTACCTATGAAATGCTGAAAGAAGACGGCATCGCCTTTGACCTTTCCTTTGTGGATAAAATGGAGATTACAGGCAAGGATACCATCGTGTTTACTTTGCAAGAGCCACGTTCCACATTTGTCAGTCAGCTTTCCGAAATCGGTATTGTGCCTAAACATATTTATGATGACAATTATTCCAAAAATCCCATTGGCTCCGGACCCTATCAGGTAACCCAGTATAATGACGGCGAACAAATCATCATGGACTATAACCCTTATTGGTATGGTGAGGAGCCTCACTTCAAGAAACTCACCTTCCTGCTGCTGGAAGAGGATGCCGCTTTTGCAGCGGCCAAGGCCGGTCAAGTTG
This genomic stretch from Desulfitobacterium chlororespirans DSM 11544 harbors:
- a CDS encoding MarR family winged helix-turn-helix transcriptional regulator: MNERIDKRKSLIKAISAIDRYSQTYIGRNIKDYNIGQGQWAFLTQLLFNYDGITQEELSELLNIDKANTARALKKLEEEGYVYREEDPKDGRKKIVYVTAKARDFEEEFHEVFKGLNRILAKDFTEEERETARRILYKMLDNIADYERRHR
- a CDS encoding metal ABC transporter ATP-binding protein, which translates into the protein MDMKGMEHAVEVETLTVAYDAKPVLWDVNLKVPKGTLMAVVGPNGAGKTTLIKAMLGLLTPVTGAICFSEGKGEGHSLKNRIGYVPQSGSVDWDFPATVQDVVLMGCYGKLGWFRRPRKADYELTAQMLKKVGMEQYASRQISQLSGGQQQRVFLARALAQEAEIYFMDEPFKGVDAQTEKAIVLLLKELKEQGKTVVVVHHDLQTVADYFDWVTLINLRVIASGPVEEVFHEENLKMAYRSTGALLRSVV
- a CDS encoding ABC transporter ATP-binding protein gives rise to the protein MLRVDNLSFSYKTYKKSKAPLKVFANFNLTFAKGFNVILGPNGAGKSTLLKTIFGLLDYEGEIFYGQESITAMCTEDKIKLMSYLPQMDVELSTLTVLEMVILGRLPELGYKVADEDLSIVMDTLRSLNIDYLASRNFSELSGGQKKLVFIAQTLVRNPQVLLLDEPVNSLDLQKQLELCQLLQKIVAEQNVDLIVVLHDINLAARYAQHIVVVDEKGALYSSGEPRAVITASMLKEVYGVIANITYDENGVPILSPVCSVRRI
- a CDS encoding FecCD family ABC transporter permease, coding for MSFSLAMIVLVVLNISIGSSSIAISEVLRVLLTGEGDGHNSMIIRDIRLPMALMAIVVGASLGISGCELQTILRNPIASPYTLGISAAASFGAAMGLILNANVLKVPETLAVTVNAFAFALLVAVAIYTFSRQRQINKTAIILFGVALNFLFNSLTMILQYVADEDKLQSLIFWNFGSLLKTTWGKFFIVLVVLIVCFLVLFKNAWKLTAMTLDDTKARSIGVDTAKVRRMVIFVSSLLAAVSVCFVGTIGFVGLIAPHIARQLVGEDQRFFMPLSGLLGAFVMGLAFVISKLMVRGVILPIGLVTSVIGIPFFIAIIFSKKMRSM
- the tsaA gene encoding tRNA (N6-threonylcarbamoyladenosine(37)-N6)-methyltransferase TrmO; protein product: MEILMKPIGYIRSPYKEKGDAPRQSTLSGETMAVIEVLEEYQEGIADIQAGGYGAILFYFHKSPGYKLTTLSRRNNQVMGVFSTRSPNRPNGIGLSIVRFRKREGNRLFFEGVDMLDNTPVLDIKPYIDLTTGQLNETGFSDKGI
- a CDS encoding metal ABC transporter permease; the encoded protein is MNTWLALLNDYTFQTVSLGSALLGMISGVLGSFAVLRKQSLLGDGVSHSALPGVVIAFILLGSKNTEILLLGALLSGLIATALIVGIVRHTRIKFDSALALVMSFFFGLGMVLLTYVQKIPNSNQAGLKRFIFGQASTLLQRDIILMSVCGAVLLLLVLVFWKEFKLFVFDSDFAHNLGFSPKKLNLLLSFMIVLTIIIGLQTVGVILMSALLISPAVAARQWTNKLGVMVWLAAAFGAVSGVVGTAASSAVPKLPTGPAIVVCASLLVVISVLFAPGRGILHRVYRHRKNKLMLKLEGSGPDVPTI
- a CDS encoding ABC transporter substrate-binding protein, producing the protein MEKSYRQKTAALLVIVMMVLLGGCNSAAANKPAENPPAEKAVAAGTYTAKAPGYHGDLEVTADVDKEGKITKITVGENTETEDVGGIAIEKIPQRIIEAQSLDVDVVAGATLTSKGIINGVAAALKEAGQDPVQYGYVAAEEGSANVISPLNKDTMPVKKETTSSITIKDVKGREVTIDLPISSYAISTMDVIDYIIPLKGKEAFSMLVASGQDGGGGIQKYAQLYKPLVRDYTQHIGQISDHNAPFDLEMVLSMNPDVLIVNSAMAAHKYALEIEDQLAAAGIDIVLIDVPGKKLDKSVQETMKLLGKIFQEEEKAAEVVAFMDKQYGLITAKNLAQRQDKPTVYYEKSGYSEVFGSTGTSVSGWGLPIAIAGGDNIADAVLLDKASAGGSSNTLDPEYVIKADPDYIILSGVNDGWLDSLNKKKEPPQYDIINRTGWSNLQAVKNNKVYEFAHSTSRSIYAFYPCLKMAKLFYPEEFADLDPEVVLDEFFDKFMLVDSDISTWFTGLENSTSLKK
- a CDS encoding metal ABC transporter solute-binding protein, Zn/Mn family, producing MNKKFKKMLGIVLSLILLTGGCSQTADKTESGEGSLNVVATTTMLADLAGVIGGEHVSVNGLMGPGIDPHLYQASAGDVERMQKADVVVYNGLHLEGKMSELFENLSAQNVFVICVEEGIDKSGLLVSEDDGGVYDPHIWFDVTLWKQAAQGVAEGFAQTDPEHGNSYIANLERYLAELDELNAYIQKRAAELPKEQRVLITAHDAFQYFGNAYGFEVRGLQGISTDSEAGTSDVSALASFIVERRIKAIFVESSVPPKTIQALQAAVKAQGFDVAIGGELYSDSLGGEGSGDETYIKTFRSNIDTIVDALKA
- a CDS encoding N-acetyltransferase, whose product is MKFKRVTLDNLASEHICCALTDKKGETCVASKKAWLSQRLGEGLVFDKLDVRGKVFIEYIPAEKAWCPITANHYMFINCFWVSGQYKGQGYANLLLERCLADAKAKGKQGLVVLSSEKKMPFLSDPKYLKYKGFQIADQAPPYYELLYLPFSPQASVPQFKACVKNGPIDEEGWVVYYTNQCPHTEKYVPLLIDHLKSKKLAGKAVKIETRDQAQKAPNPFTTYALFYNGQFITNEILTEKSFDKLFTKLNPR
- a CDS encoding metal ABC transporter permease, with protein sequence MSPQFEIQLIAVIVAVACALPGVFLVLRKMAMMSDSITHTILLGIVLAFFVTHDLSSSFLIAGAALMGVVTVWLTEMLGRTRLLAEDAAIGIVFPLLFSIAIILITRYAGSVHLDTDSVLLGELAFAPFDRMIVGGVDLGAKAIHTTGALLLINLAVIIIFFKELKLATFDPMLASVLGFAPTLVHYGLMTLVSLTTVGAFQAVGSILVVAFMIGPPVTAYLLTDDLKRMLILSGAIGAINGLLGYRAAALLDVSIAGCMAMMTGISFLLVFIFAPGRGLVSTLSRRRNQKIGFAKMILLFHLYHHEESEANLAEIQSYLRLDGELTKNLIALLQKEGCIELNNSVVKLTEQGRLTSLCSYEALLSG
- a CDS encoding metal-dependent transcriptional regulator, with protein sequence MDNKSGSEYRTVRGYQIANYQENKLTPAMEDYMEMACRLCLENGYTRINKLAELLNVRPSSASKMIAKLSELGYLQYDLYESILLTEKGKETGTYLLYRHDTVEQFLRLIGNINPLEETELIEHSLNVSTVLQLHTLLNFFAQNTAIQEGYETFKKAAKENPASPSL